One Ricinus communis isolate WT05 ecotype wild-type chromosome 7, ASM1957865v1, whole genome shotgun sequence genomic region harbors:
- the LOC8269121 gene encoding protein DMP7, which yields MDIKVENEGSQTQTQTQTPVQEYLQPLLDNPLIVPTQKPTKTPAQKAIRKTFKGTGHLAKLLPTGSVLAFQILSPILTHQGQCRTTTSMSLTLALLTTCALSCFLLCLTDSFRDERGKVRYGLATFRGLWVLDGSLKLSAEEAESYKLRFIDFLHAFMSALVFGAVAFFDKNVVNCFCSNPSEEVKDLLVAVPVGVGVVCSILFLRFPTKRHGIGTPLSRQ from the coding sequence ATGGACATTAAAGTAGAGAATGAAGGATCTCAAACACAAACACAAACACAAACACCAGTTCAAGAATATCTACAGCCTCTTCTTGATAACCCATTGATAGTACCAACCCAGAAACCAACAAAAACGCCAGCACAGAAAGCCATTAGAAAAACCTTTAAAGGAACAGGACATTTAGCTAAACTTCTCCCAACAGGTTCCGTTCTGGCGTTCCAGATTCTATCTCCAATCCTGACACATCAAGGACAATGCCGCACCACCACTAGCATGTCATTGACATTAGCCCTACTAACAACATGTGCACtttcttgctttcttttatgtttaacCGATAGTTTCCGAGATGAAAGAGGCAAAGTCCGATACGGGCTTGCTACGTTCAGAGGGTTGTGGGTTTTGGATGGATCGCTTAAACTATCAGCAGAAGAGGCTGAAAGTTATAAACTAAGGTTTATAGATTTCTTGCATGCTTTTATGTCTGCGTTGGTTTTTGGAGCAGTGGCATTCTTTGATAAAAATGTCGTGAACTGTTTTTGTTCAAATCCAAGTGAAGAGGTTAAGGATTTACTTGTTGCTGTTCCTGTTGGAGTTGGGGTTGTTTGCAGTATTTTGTTCCTTCGATTTCCCACAAAACGCCATGGAATTGGCACTCCTCTATCACGTCAATAG